The following proteins come from a genomic window of Bactrocera tryoni isolate S06 chromosome 1, CSIRO_BtryS06_freeze2, whole genome shotgun sequence:
- the LOC120767070 gene encoding protein winged eye isoform X2 codes for MATFNGHSTSNATDLLGSSVAVAAATEHFERSTAAATTTFLLPSTATANGAPLHLEPFSLAGGPHFVTTTTSPLSGANAGHHHHPHQQQQHHHHQQTNSTSTSYTFVQIKREPCQVSEVTSANCHQTQQQQHHQQHHVSTSSTGGSGIGIGVGMGVGVASSTSSCSASISAASKTMSSSSTLTTLVKIEASSPKVNEMDKTPTVNTLAAAPTMSNTNNTVPIGIAVARKRPQETAGTLSNAAPIPMQQTLNKDMNCFGIRVADLGGVSTGCSNIYFTGNGDLVTGSATAEELALSAAGVQSVNRAPSTFWQYQNALPIESVISMSPATVGLQYSRDASRSQVVLLPATPAALGISNFPIYTPTDPFQQAAAFVWPSYIPQGTTPASAAAAATLQPPPNFIFPSMSPHSTLQPQSYATSLQLFGSNYLTAAAAAAAAAAATSTLCQHNQQQTNTQQTTSSINLSLAAPGGMPPNGSGSSLIGSINSSNNTSSSSSRFLSLATTGASASNILEAPKPQKTLQSTLTLPQPVPPPSTAALPPPPSLILPPAALKIEEWSATDFMAAAAVAAGKPHHASLGTTPTLNFDGRDKTTTNTTNLLDLHNAAAANAQALNLMRLPTPPTSATMESAAAAASGPQLQPQILFQTTSTPSPALLNLSASLQRGTASNVAGATTTVTPTGIFINGGGTTGPPTAISTTIGPPTPLGDETTAINFKTSPVEAAPPQSVSGIVVGVPRAINNSGPAPQSGPPPQMQDVNIQTDTPVCSDDENSTCPLAIQQQQLHTAQANSMNSPSYNNDGEVHEPLELTKQSCHNAGVHRSDADELPITTTPTTTTTETNNIVCHNTANATANGEAESYEVVTQQPPPSSSAGEIVPMLPGNEPVHYNEHQHQPQQSGPEDLTGLELLSNISTSTLANKGIGVGAGMTMVRVKQEPLDHMDVPVSSMSDELSSSTVVPSLPSQIPQFITQQSEVPQPVSGSCDSCVPREAEMQRQPTPLPLLAHSLPPAPSSNVPTTVVEPLGGLNLLCALAEQRIQEEVQSSGGNLFAESESPPLSRSTSSFGRQETPELQNHSHPSRLEQSSFPSMEGIELPSTSGLGLGIGGSGGVEPPVKRKKHKHSKSSKSSSSSTLAGAGKKSQRCSKKSKKKYAKEKRKHKQQQQQLLASAAAAAAASASASDDVDFEDEQLQQELKGAFNRIDPNFQLRFGQWANAQEIFELMESDMRLRLAEITRQYRKKKRKLDEISKNKKKKKCAKLLAAQQLQQQQSTLSLSSLSTGSVGGGLSCSTSGGTSLPLCDYKFPKFSTNSGVVGATSTPYLNRSSFLRFGEKPPSATPTLPHAQFPPPECDNSEDNNTLSASSSTGPSMPIYKPVRLGPSALAGAVAAASLGVDIRNSGTPQRHAQKHTSADKSTSSAIVCKEPKLMVGVTSTSASAASNRRLKEAHSSSSEEQSPASVSSALIQKLGTNVKQQTSKQQRQEQHLSPVTQTSQSPQSQQQAYRKAIDPRDHQLMLTSDHLYRKETRVLTDMGGLFYAGVMKPLQPPDVYAITLDGERGNKSHIMSREEIFKDTILEVAPKSVESVPVGTRLCAYWSQQYRCLYPGRAIESESSDDGETPNDSVSVEFDDGDSGRIRLQNIRLLLSDYPIVVSLKKGSEILGQSLVDDEEISSLPKSKHKKSSSSARTANGSGSSHNSNDAHENISTFALPDMPAMAPSTCSSEPPTQSAKDISAQRKEKKRIKNLKKKTQAAAALAANASANTNASTVTVNGGLPSVASTVNGTNGVDDAAESNRKHHKHKKRKKHKKHHHRKANGECEAINGANNTFVIKNAGLTTSGSFLTSTPTTYRGKREYAATVGDNHSNNTLMETDVDDIVEEHVVPEVARMAQTQGGAFQAVAGHSKSQTQSASACLPAATAIKMETAPSTAASNAKVKTEHLDMEEESTSNMMSELSDENKCDDEEVEHNNSKGSKIAAFLPERQLWGWQGKAYRKAGIKGRARKQFYKTIKRGKETITVGDCAVFLSTGRPDRPYIGRIESMWETTSSNKVVRVRWFYHPEETTGCPNLKYPGALFESPHEDENDVQTISHRCEVLPFERYFAKFGADSKQYQSIYDNNDTYYLAGYYNPRVQVLNLQEEIPTLKAEQQQPQPKQLEQQPLQEQQQQQNDIDIDNINAVVD; via the exons ATGGCAACATTCAATGGTCATAGCACTTCCAACGCTACGGATTTGTTGGGATCCTCGGTTGCCGTCGCTGCTGCCACAGAGCATTTTGAACGCAGCACTGCTGCGGCTACTACAACGTTTCTGTTACCCTCCACGGCGACGGCAAATGGAGCGCCGTTGCATTTAGAGCCTTTTAGTCTTGCTGGTGGTCCACATTTTGTCACAACCACTACATCACCATTAAGTGGTGCAAATGCTGGCCATCATCATCAtccacatcaacaacaacagcatcaccACCATCAACAAACCAATTCCACTTCAACCAGTTATACATTCGTACAAATTAAACGCGAACCTTGCCAAGTGTCGGAGGTTACCTCTGCTAATTGCCATCaaacacaacagcaacagcatcaTCAGCAGCATCACGTGTCTACATCATCGACAGGTGGCAGTGGCATTGGTATTGGAGTTGGCATGGGTGTTGGTGTAGCTTCATCAACATCCAGTTGTTCGGCTTCCATATCAGCGGCTTCCAAAACGATGTCATCGTCGTCAACGCTAACAACGCTGGTGAAGATTGAGGCTTCCTCACCGAAGGTGAATGAAATGGATAAAACACCAACTGTGAATACACTTGCCGCAGCGCCAACAATGTCTAACACAA ATAACACGGTGCCTATTGGCATTGCCGTGGCGCGTAAACGACCACAAGAAACGGCGGGCACTCTCTCTAATGCTGCACCGATTCCAATGCAACAAACGCTTAATAAGGATATGAATTGCTTTGGTATACGCGTGGCGGATTTAG GTGGTGTTAGCACTGGCTGCAGCAACATCTATTTTACAGGCAACGGTGACTTAGTGACTGGTTCAGCGACCGCCGAGGAGTTGGCGCTCAGCGCCGCTGGTGTTCAGAGTGTGAATCGTGCACCGTCAACCTTTTGGCAATATCAAA ATGCGCTTCCCATCGAGTCAGTGATTTCCATGTCTCCAGCTACTGTGGGTTTGCAGTATTCGCGCGATGCAAGTCGCAGTCAAGTGGTACTTTTGCCGGCTACACCAGCCGCCTTAG GCATATCAAATTTTCCAATCTATACACCCACAGATCCGTTCCAACAGGCGGCGGCTTTCGTTTGGCCATCATACATACCGCAGGGTACAACGCCGGCTTCTGCCGCTGCGGCCGCCACCCTACAGCCGCCGCCCAATTTTATATTCCCTTCAATGAGCCCACACTCGACGCTACAGCCGCAGTCTTACGCCACGTCACTCCAACTTTTCGGCTCGAATTACTTAACCGCCGCTGCAGCTGCTGCCGCAGCCGCCGCTGCCACTTCGACACTTTGCCAACACAATCAACAGCAAACTAATACACAACAGACCACAAGTTCAATAAACTTGAGCTTGGCCGCACCGGGCGGTATGCCACCGAATGGCAGCGGCAGCAGTCTCATAGGCAGtattaacagcagcaacaatacaAGTAGTTCAAGTAGCCGCTTTCTGAGTTTGGCAACTACAGGTGCGTCCGCTTCCAATATACTCGAAGCACCGAAACCACAAAAAACACTACAGTCTACATTGACGCTACCGCAACCCGTGCCACCACCGTCCACAGCTGCGTTGCCGCCACCGCCGTCGCTGATCCTACCGCCCGCAGCATTGAAAATCGAAGAATGGAGTGCGACGGATTTTATGGCGGCTGCGGCGGTAGCAGCTGGAAAACCCCATCATGCGAGTTTGGGCACGACGCCGACTTTGAATTTCGATGGTCGCGATAAAACGACTACAAACACAACGAATCTGTTGGATTTACACAATGCCGCAGCAGCTAATGCTCAGGCATTGAATTTAATGCGTTTGCCGACCCCTCCAACGTCGGCGACCATGGAGTCGGCGGCTGCAGCTGCTAGCGGGCCACAGTTGCAACCACAAATACTATTTCAGACCACATCGACACCATCGCCAGCTTTGCTCAATTTGTCGGCATCGTTACAGCGCGGTACTGCTAGTAACGTTGCTGGCGCAACTACAACTGTGACACCCACAGGTATTTTCATAAATGGTGGTGGCACTACGGGACCGCCGACCGCAATTTCGACCACTATCGGTCCACCAACGCCATTGGGGGATGAGACGACGgcaatcaattttaaaacaagtcCAGTAGAAGCTGCTCCGCCGCAGTCGGTGAGTGGAATTGTGGTGGGTGTGCCGCGTGCAATAAACAACAGTGGTCCAGCGCCTCAATCAGGTCCACCGCCACAAATGCAAGATGTTAATATACAAACCGATACGCCGGTCTGTAGTGATGACGAGAACTCAACGTGTCCGCTTGCCATACAACAGCAACAGTTGCACACTGCACAGGCGAATTCGATGAATTCGCCGAGTTACAACAATGATGGCGAAGTACACGAGCCTTTGGAGTTGACAAAGCAGAGTTGTCACAATGCTGGAGTGCATCGCTCCGATGCTGATGAACTACCCATAACAACAACGCCAACCACAACCACGACAGAAACAAATAATATTGTGTGCCATAACACAGCCAACGCCACGGCGAATGGGGAAGCTGAAAGTTACGAAGTTGTAACCCAACAACCTCCACCATCGTCTTCAGCTGGTGAAATCGTTCCAATGCTTCCAGGTAATGAACCAGTTCATTACAATGAACATCAACACCAACCGCAGCAATCCGGCCCAGAAGATCTAACCGGTCTGGAGCTGCTATCTAACATCAGCACTAGTACGCTGGCAAATAAAGGTATCGGCGTAGGCGCTGGTATGACAATGGTGCGTGTCAAGCAGGAACCACTCGACCACATGGACGTACCCGTTTCTTCAATGAGCGATGAATTGTCATCATCAACAGTCGTGCCATCCTTACCGTCACAAATACCACAATTTATCACCCAGCAATCGGAAGTACCGCAGCCGGTTTCGGGCAGCTGCGACTCCTGTGTGCCCAGAGAGGCTGAAATGCAGAGACAACCAACACCGTTGCCCTTGCTGGCCCATTCGCTCCCACCCGCACCTTCATCGAATGTGCCCACAACGGTAGTAGAGCCCCTGGGTGGTTTGAATTTGCTATGTGCTCTAGCTGAACAACGCATCCAAGAAGAAGTTCAGAGTAGTGGAGGCAATTTGTTCGCTGAAAGCGAGTCGCCGCCACTATCACGCTCCACTTCATCATTCGGCCGTCAAGAGACGCCTGAATTACAGAACCATTCACATCCGTCGCGTTTGGAACAATCTTCGTTTCCCTCAATGGAAGGTATCGAGCTGCCTTCGACGAGTGGTCTTGGTCTCGGTATTGGTGGCAGCGGTGGCGTAGAACCGCCAGTCAAGCGCAAAAAGCACAAACATTCCAAATCATCAAAATCATCTTCGTCATCAACACTGGCTGGTGCTGGCAAGAAGTCGCAGCGCTGCTCGAAGAAAAGCAAGAAGAAATATGCCAAGGAGAAGCGTaaacacaagcaacaacaacaacaattgttggCATCTGCTGCTGCCGCAGCGGCCGCGTCTGCCTCCGCTTCTGACGATGTCGACTTTGAGGACGAACAATTACAACAAGAATTGAAGGGCGCCTTTAACCGTATCGATCCCAACTTTCAATTGCGTTTCGGTCAGTGGGCCAATGCACAAGAGATATTCGAGTTGATGGAGAGTGATATGCGTTTGCGTTTAGCGGAAATAACGCGTCAGTATCGCAAGAAAAAGAGAAAGCTCGATGAGATatccaaaaataagaaaaagaaaaaatgtgcaaaattacTTGCCGcgcaacaactgcaacaacaacagtccaCACTTTCACTGTCTTCATTGAGTACTGGCAGTGTTGGTGGTGGTCTCTCCTGCAGTACGTCTGGTGGCACATCTTTACCACTCTGTGATTACAAGTTTCCGAAATTCTCGACTAATAGCGGTGTGGTTGGTGCTACATCGACGCCTTACTTGAATCGTTCCAGTTTTCTACGCTTCGGCGAGAAACCGCCATCCGCCACGCCCACACTTCCACATGCACAATTTCCGCCCCCTGAATGCGACAATTCAGAAGACAACAACACACTTTCGGCCAGCAGCTCCACGGGCCCATCCATGCCCATTTATAAACCAGTGCGATTAGGCCCCAGCGCTTTAGCGGGTGCTGTTGCGGCGGCATCACTTGGCGTTGACATTCGGAATAGTGGCACACCACAGCGTCATGCGCAAAAGCACACATCTGCGGATAAATCCACAAGCTCGGCTATAGTATGCAAAGAACCGAAGTTAATGGTCGGTGTGACGTCAACATCTGCTTCGGCTGCCTCCAATAGACGTTTGAAAGAGGCGCACTCTTCTTCGTCCGAGGAACAGAGTCCGGCTAGTGTATCTTCAGCGCTAATACAAAAACTAGGAACGAACGTTAAGCAACAGACTTCTAAGCAACAACGACAGGAACAGCATCTCTCACCTGTGACTCAAACCTCCCAGTCGCCGCAGTCCCAACAACAAGCATACCGAAAAGCGATAGACCCACGCGATCACCAATTAATGCTGACaagtgatcatttatatagaaAGGAAACGCGTGTGCTGACCGACATGGGTGGTCTCTTTTATGCCGGTGTGATGAAACCACTTCAACCGCCTGACGTGTACGCAATAACATTGGATGGCGAACGCGGTAATAAGTCGCATATAATGTCGCGTGAGGAGATCTTCAAGGATACT ATTCTGGAAGTGGCGCCCAAATCTGTGGAGAGTGTACCTGTTGGCACACGACTTTGTGCCTATTGGAGTCAGCAGTATCGTTGTCTTTATCCCGGTCGTGCTATTGAGTCTGAATCGTCTGATGATGGTGAAACACCCAACGATTCTGTTAGCGTGGAATTTGACGATGGCGACAGTGGGCGCATACGTCTACAGAATATACGCTTACTCCTAAGTGATTATCCCATTGTGG TTTCATTGAAAAAAGGGTCGGAAATTTTGGGTCAAAGTTTAGTGGATGATGAAGAGATTTCTTCGCTTCCGAAAA GCAAGCACAAGAAGTCGAGCTCATCTGCCCGTACCGCCAACGGCTCCGGAAGCAGTCACAATTCCAATGATGCTCACGAAAACATTTCTACATTTGCACTCCCCGATATGCCAGCCATGGCGCCGTCGACATGCAGCAGCGAACCGCCAACACAAAGTGCAAAAGACATCAGTGCCCAACGTAAGGAGAAGAAACGCATTAAGAATCTGAAGAAGAAAACACAAGCAGCAGCAGCGCTGGCAGCAAATGCAAGCGCAAATACTAATGCGTCCACGGTGACAGTTAATGGTGGGCTACCGTCAGTCGCGTCCACTGTGAATGGCACAAATGGTGTGGACGATGCCGCCGAGAGTAATCGCAAACAccacaaacataaaaaacgcAAAAAGCACAAGAAACATCATCACCGCAAGGCGAATGGTGAATGTGAAGCGATTAACGGTGCTAATAATACGTTCGTAATCAAAAACGCCGGTTTGACGACTAGTGGCAGCTTCTTGACGTCCACACCGACCACTTACAGAGGTAAACGAGAATACGCTGCAACAGTTGGTGATAATCACAGCAACAATACGCTAATGGAAACTGATGTCGATGACATTGTCGAAGAACACGTCGTGCCAGAAGTGGCGCGAATGGCTCAAACACAGGGTGGCGCCTTCCAAGCAGTGGCCGGTCACAGCAAGTCACAAACGCAAAGCGCATCGGCTTGCCTGCCCGCTGCGACTGCAATTAAGATGGAAACTGCGCCGTCGACGGCGGCGTCAAATGCTAAAGTAAAAACTGAGCATTTGGATATGGAGGAGGAGAGCACCTCAAATATGATGTCCGAGCTATCGGATGAG AACAAATGTGATGATGAGGAGGTGGAGCATAATAATTCGAAGGGCAGCAAAATTGCCGCTTTCCTGCCGGAGCGACAGCTCTGGGGTTGGCAGGGTAAAGCTTATCGTAAAGCTGGTATTAAGGGCAGAGCCCGCAAACAATTCTATAAAACAATCAAAAGGGGAAAAGAAACAATAACT gtTGGGGATTGTGCAGTATTTTTATCAACTGGTAGACCAGATAGGCCATATATTGGACGCATTGAATCCATGTGGGAGACAACGTCCAGCAATAAAGTAGTGCGTGTTCGATGGTTTTATCATCCTGAAGAGACAACGGGCTGTCCGAATCTTAAATATCCG GGCGCTTTATTTGAATCACCACACGAGGACGAAAACGACGTCCAGACAATATCGCATCGCTGTGAAGTACTACCGTTTGAGCGTTATTTCGCTAAATTCGGAGCCGATTCGAAGCAATATCAATCCATTTATGATAATAACGATACATACTACTTAGCGGGCTATTATAATCCGCGAGTCCAGGTGCTCAATCTGCAGGAGGAGATACCAACGCTTAAAGCAGAGCAACAGCAGCCGCAGCCGAAACAGCTTGAGCAGCAGCCATTGCaggaacagcaacaacaacaaaacgatatagatatagataacATAAACGCGGTTGTTGATTAA